A single genomic interval of Stieleria maiorica harbors:
- the hypB gene encoding hydrogenase nickel incorporation protein HypB yields MNTQTRLVQVRTKILKQNDVLARGLRQRFARDGVTVVSLVSSPGAGKTALLEALLGRLRDEFRVAALVGDLATDNDARRLARAEVPTKQITTGTVCHLEADMVAEALEGWNTGELDFLFIENVGNLVCPATWDLGEQLRLVLFSVTEGEDKPLKYPTIFNTADVAVITKADLADAVEFDADAANRSLQSVRPGIETLKVSAKTGEGMGALLQRLRALRGGGKQWAE; encoded by the coding sequence ATGAATACCCAAACCCGCCTGGTGCAGGTCCGCACAAAGATCTTGAAGCAGAACGACGTGCTGGCAAGAGGGCTTAGGCAACGTTTTGCCCGTGACGGCGTGACGGTCGTCAGTTTGGTGTCCAGCCCCGGAGCCGGAAAGACGGCGTTGTTGGAAGCGTTGCTCGGCCGGTTGCGCGACGAGTTTCGCGTGGCCGCGTTGGTCGGCGATCTGGCCACGGACAACGACGCTCGGCGGCTGGCCCGTGCGGAAGTTCCGACGAAACAAATCACCACCGGGACGGTGTGTCATCTGGAAGCGGACATGGTGGCCGAGGCGCTGGAAGGATGGAACACTGGGGAACTCGACTTTCTGTTTATCGAAAACGTCGGCAATCTTGTTTGTCCGGCGACGTGGGACCTGGGCGAACAACTGCGGCTGGTCCTGTTTTCGGTCACCGAAGGGGAAGACAAGCCGCTGAAGTACCCGACGATCTTCAACACCGCCGATGTAGCGGTGATCACGAAGGCTGACTTGGCCGACGCCGTCGAGTTCGATGCCGATGCGGCCAATCGGAGCCTGCAGTCGGTGCGACCGGGGATCGAAACCTTGAAGGTCTCCGCCAAGACCGGGGAGGGAATGGGGGCGTTGCTGCAGCGGTTGCGGGCATTGCGGGGAGGAGGGAAGCAGTGGGCAGAATGA
- the pdxH gene encoding pyridoxamine 5'-phosphate oxidase, whose translation MDLSHLRQDYALESLDIDDVDPNPLVQFERWYQQATQAELLEPNAMVLATVDAEGQPTQRTVLLKYFDTRGLVFFTNHESRKARQIGLNPRVSILFLWLPLQRQVEIGGTARKVSTAESLKYFVTRPRGSRLGAWVSQQSEIVSSRSLLEAKMQEMKQRFASKEVPLPSFWGGYRIEPTRFEFWQGRPNRLHDRICYEKDDVGEWQRMRLAP comes from the coding sequence ATGGATCTATCGCATCTTCGACAAGACTACGCACTCGAATCACTGGACATCGACGATGTTGATCCCAACCCGCTGGTGCAATTCGAGCGTTGGTATCAACAAGCGACCCAGGCAGAATTGCTTGAACCCAATGCGATGGTTTTGGCAACGGTTGATGCCGAAGGTCAACCGACTCAGCGGACCGTTTTGCTGAAGTACTTCGACACCCGCGGGCTGGTGTTCTTTACCAACCATGAAAGCCGCAAGGCGCGACAGATCGGATTGAACCCTCGCGTTTCGATCCTTTTCCTGTGGCTCCCGCTGCAGCGGCAAGTCGAAATCGGGGGGACCGCCCGGAAGGTGAGCACGGCGGAATCGCTCAAGTACTTCGTCACGCGGCCACGCGGCAGTCGGCTCGGCGCCTGGGTCTCTCAACAAAGCGAAATCGTGTCGTCGCGATCGTTGTTAGAAGCCAAGATGCAGGAGATGAAACAGCGATTTGCGTCCAAGGAGGTTCCGCTGCCGAGTTTCTGGGGCGGCTACCGAATCGAGCCGACGCGTTTCGAGTTCTGGCAAGGCCGCCCGAATCGGTTGCACGATCGGATTTGCTATGAAAAGGATGACGTCGGGGAATGGCAGCGGATGCGATTGGCGCCGTAG
- a CDS encoding OmpH family outer membrane protein yields the protein MLALCPLATPTVSAQQAQSTASTGHRVAVIDVGYVFKNLPAIQAQINKVKAELERHETEIKQKREELNQAALRLKSLKIGTPEYARQEEHVADLDSKLRLDMRRRHSDLGEAEAKIYYDNYQRIRAAVKAVAVHNHINLVLRFNSEAVDPHQGDSAAREIMRNVVYQDNAINLTDTVMRYLERSDDGAQVANGSRAAAGTSR from the coding sequence ATGTTAGCTCTCTGTCCCCTCGCAACACCAACCGTCTCGGCCCAACAAGCCCAATCCACGGCCTCCACCGGCCATCGCGTCGCCGTGATCGATGTCGGCTACGTTTTCAAAAACCTTCCCGCTATTCAGGCACAGATCAACAAAGTCAAAGCGGAACTGGAGAGACACGAAACCGAAATCAAACAAAAACGAGAGGAATTGAATCAAGCGGCGCTGCGACTGAAATCATTGAAGATCGGCACGCCGGAATACGCCCGACAAGAAGAACACGTCGCAGACCTGGACTCCAAACTGCGGCTGGACATGAGACGCCGGCACAGCGACCTGGGAGAGGCCGAGGCGAAGATTTACTATGACAACTACCAGCGTATCCGTGCCGCGGTCAAAGCCGTGGCCGTCCACAACCACATCAATCTCGTTCTGCGTTTCAATAGCGAAGCCGTTGACCCCCACCAAGGCGATTCGGCCGCTCGCGAGATCATGAGAAACGTCGTCTACCAAGACAACGCGATCAATCTGACCGACACCGTGATGCGGTATTTGGAGCGATCGGACGATGGGGCCCAAGTTGCCAATGGCAGCCGAGCCGCGGCAGGCACCAGTCGCTAG
- a CDS encoding GGDEF domain-containing protein, whose product MSFELSGTSAKYSDTQCFEAGTLRADDGSIPPDLRCPKRAFLNVIRSRADIGVNAFLTGRTVIGRNPQCTFPLHDLKVSGNHAAITPVGDDQFLLEDLNSTNGTRVDGVPVVGRRTLTDGDKIFVGETVIRFSLADKFEIDFHSEVAALVGRDPLTDLPSKRRFDEALEFSLASSLRRDIPLAVLMMDMDGVKQINDTHGHLYGAHVIGETGRLIAKVLGSSGQACRFGGDEFSAFLPDHDLQAACCVGEQIRGAVETATFEKDRIALRPTISIGVACFPETAANSLALVTAADAALYRAKARGKNCVMV is encoded by the coding sequence ATGAGTTTTGAATTGTCTGGAACGTCTGCCAAGTATTCCGATACGCAATGTTTTGAAGCGGGAACGCTCCGCGCCGATGACGGATCGATCCCGCCCGATCTCCGCTGCCCCAAACGAGCGTTCTTGAATGTGATCCGCAGTCGTGCGGACATCGGCGTCAATGCCTTTCTGACCGGCCGGACGGTGATCGGACGCAACCCGCAGTGCACGTTTCCGCTGCACGACCTGAAGGTCTCGGGCAACCATGCCGCCATCACTCCGGTCGGTGACGACCAGTTCCTGTTGGAAGACCTGAATTCGACCAACGGAACGCGTGTCGACGGAGTCCCGGTCGTCGGCCGCAGAACACTCACCGACGGCGACAAAATCTTTGTCGGCGAGACGGTGATTCGGTTTTCGTTGGCTGACAAGTTCGAGATCGATTTTCACAGCGAAGTCGCCGCCTTGGTCGGCCGCGATCCGCTGACCGATCTGCCGTCGAAACGTCGCTTCGACGAAGCGCTGGAGTTCTCGCTGGCAAGTTCGCTGCGACGTGACATTCCGCTTGCCGTTTTGATGATGGACATGGACGGCGTCAAACAGATCAACGACACCCACGGTCATCTTTACGGCGCCCATGTGATCGGTGAAACCGGTCGGCTGATCGCAAAGGTCCTCGGTTCCAGTGGACAGGCGTGCCGGTTCGGTGGCGACGAGTTTAGCGCGTTTTTGCCGGATCATGACCTGCAAGCCGCCTGTTGTGTCGGTGAACAAATCCGCGGCGCGGTCGAAACGGCGACGTTTGAAAAGGATCGAATCGCATTGCGTCCCACCATCAGCATCGGCGTGGCCTGTTTTCCCGAGACCGCGGCAAACTCTCTGGCGCTGGTCACCGCCGCCGACGCCGCTCTGTATCGGGCCAAGGCACGTGGAAAGAACTGCGTGATGGTGTAG
- a CDS encoding STAS domain-containing protein, which produces MTENAKSFVQASFDGTSLVMQIQTDQIRDADTASTIGRELVALAKENQAKRLVIDMHSVRFMGSVGFLALMGLHRHLDKPTIILCGLSEHLKDILEACKLISRDPDEATMFSTADSVEQAKERA; this is translated from the coding sequence ATGACCGAAAACGCGAAATCATTTGTTCAGGCGTCGTTTGATGGCACCAGCTTGGTGATGCAGATTCAAACCGACCAGATCCGCGACGCCGACACCGCATCGACGATCGGTCGAGAACTGGTGGCCCTGGCGAAAGAGAATCAGGCGAAACGGTTGGTGATCGACATGCACAGCGTTCGCTTCATGGGCAGCGTCGGCTTTCTCGCCTTGATGGGACTGCACCGCCATCTGGACAAGCCGACGATCATTCTGTGCGGGTTAAGCGAACACCTGAAAGACATCCTGGAAGCCTGCAAGCTGATCTCAAGAGACCCCGACGAAGCGACGATGTTCAGCACCGCCGATTCGGTCGAACAGGCCAAGGAACGGGCTTAA
- a CDS encoding P-II family nitrogen regulator, which produces MSRTRTHAVLTGDEDRGIEFIASACAFVGRCKRNLARKLPPKSQGQKLSPFPEEFAMKIVSAIINPLKLDAVRDALAEIGAKGATATEVKGYGHQKGHTEMYRGAVVDVKFNPKVKLEVAIEDALVDPVIEAISKVAKTGHIGAGKIFVTPLERVVRIRTDETGEAAL; this is translated from the coding sequence ATGAGTCGCACGCGGACACACGCGGTGCTGACCGGCGACGAAGACCGTGGGATCGAATTCATCGCATCCGCGTGTGCTTTCGTCGGACGATGCAAACGCAACTTGGCACGCAAATTGCCTCCAAAGTCTCAAGGACAGAAACTTTCCCCTTTCCCCGAGGAATTTGCGATGAAGATTGTCAGTGCGATTATCAACCCCCTGAAGTTGGACGCGGTCAGGGATGCCCTTGCCGAGATCGGTGCCAAAGGAGCGACGGCGACCGAGGTCAAGGGTTACGGCCATCAAAAAGGACACACGGAGATGTACCGTGGCGCGGTGGTGGACGTGAAGTTCAACCCGAAGGTCAAACTGGAAGTCGCGATCGAAGACGCCTTGGTCGATCCGGTCATCGAGGCGATCAGCAAGGTCGCAAAGACCGGTCACATCGGTGCCGGAAAGATCTTCGTCACGCCACTCGAACGCGTGGTGCGAATTCGTACCGACGAAACCGGTGAAGCCGCCCTCTAG
- a CDS encoding SIR2 family NAD-dependent protein deacylase — MKVLVLTGAGISAESGIPTFRGEDGLWEGHRFEDVATPQAFTRNPDLVHQFYNARRKALLDESIQPNAAHVALAEFEKRHDGDFLLVTQNIDDLHQRAGSQNVLPMHGELLKARCMLTGDLFDWRGDLSVQTPHPDGPDLVGMLRPHVVWFGGMPLGLERIAAFAEDCDLFLAIGTSAVVYPAAGIVAATPPHCRRVEINLDDTPQSDRFDLTIRGKASIEVPKFLESEI; from the coding sequence ATGAAAGTTCTCGTCCTCACCGGTGCCGGGATCTCGGCCGAATCCGGGATCCCCACCTTTCGTGGTGAGGACGGGCTGTGGGAAGGACATCGCTTCGAGGATGTCGCGACGCCCCAGGCGTTCACGCGAAATCCAGACCTGGTCCATCAGTTCTACAACGCCCGACGCAAGGCGCTGCTCGACGAATCGATTCAACCCAACGCGGCACACGTCGCGTTGGCGGAATTCGAAAAACGTCATGACGGTGACTTCTTGCTGGTGACGCAAAACATCGATGACTTGCACCAGCGTGCCGGCAGCCAAAACGTTTTGCCGATGCACGGCGAGTTGCTCAAAGCACGCTGCATGTTGACGGGCGATTTGTTCGATTGGCGCGGCGATTTGAGTGTCCAAACGCCCCACCCCGACGGTCCCGATCTGGTCGGCATGCTGCGGCCCCACGTCGTCTGGTTTGGTGGAATGCCGCTCGGCCTGGAACGTATCGCCGCCTTTGCCGAAGACTGCGACCTGTTCCTCGCGATCGGCACCTCCGCGGTCGTTTACCCCGCGGCGGGCATCGTCGCCGCCACCCCGCCGCACTGCCGGCGGGTGGAAATCAACCTCGATGACACGCCCCAGAGTGATCGATTCGATTTGACGATTCGAGGAAAGGCGTCGATCGAAGTGCCGAAGTTCTTGGAATCAGAAATCTAG
- a CDS encoding c-type cytochrome, translated as MFRTFRLCPTVPVAALILWLFVSPGTRNARADLGVTPPDQFSVPAGFEVQLVYEVPFDTQGSWVSLTVDPQGRLVASDQDGSLYRIDVSADQPSVEKLDVEIGSAQGLLFAFDALYVNVNGRPQDKNGVYRLTDTDDDDQFDQIEFVLPLQGGGEHGPHALILSEDGKRIITCGGNMTKLPATIARSRVPQVWDEDHLLGRMPDARGHAADRMAPGGWIGSFLPDGSDFELIATGFRNEYDIALNDQGELFTYDADMEWDVGTPWYRPTRINHVISGGEFGWRNGTGKWPAYYPDSFGAAVDIGPGSPTGICFGYGTKYPAKYRNALFIADWSYGNIHAVHLTPDGSSYTGTYETFATAAPLPVTDMVVRPHDGALYFAVGGRKTQSGLYRIVYRGDAGTAEPSESGQEKTQRLVALRKQLESLHVGQVDQKAVGLAIRNLAHQDRAIRFAARVALEHQPTKRWKQRIAKIKQPQGRALAVIALARTGTPDDQTLAFDALAEIDWENLSVDGRIALLRAYSLVAIRLGALDETQTETVRDQIQGAFPTGNDHVDRELAQMLVYLRSPGSTRKIVQEMLRAPSQENQIFYALTLREADEGWNEALYRDYFGWFNDVQSARGGMSFGGFIANIKTAALANVPAPMQEKLAEVLKPQPVQSVQSEQRPLVKHWTVDELLPVVNAADRTPDFETGKSVFASAQCYKCHRMGIQGGILGPDLTGAGGRFSAKDLLTAIVHPDQAISDQYGATQFLTEDGKVIVGRVVNMSGNKLRVMTNMLDPSSLAEVNRDEVEQARPSKASMMPAGLLDSFHESEIADLIAYLRAGGKAEHPIYRKAVAAAAE; from the coding sequence ATGTTTCGCACGTTCCGTCTGTGCCCAACCGTCCCGGTGGCGGCGCTGATTCTTTGGTTGTTTGTTTCACCCGGCACACGTAACGCACGGGCGGATCTGGGGGTGACGCCGCCCGATCAGTTCAGCGTTCCAGCGGGATTCGAAGTGCAACTCGTTTATGAGGTTCCCTTCGACACCCAGGGATCGTGGGTCAGTTTGACCGTCGACCCCCAAGGGCGGCTGGTTGCTTCGGATCAGGATGGCAGCCTGTACCGCATCGACGTTTCGGCGGACCAACCGAGCGTCGAAAAACTGGATGTCGAAATCGGCTCGGCGCAGGGATTGTTGTTCGCCTTTGACGCGTTGTACGTCAACGTGAACGGACGCCCGCAGGACAAGAATGGCGTCTATCGCTTGACCGACACCGATGACGACGACCAGTTCGATCAAATCGAGTTTGTCTTGCCGCTCCAGGGTGGCGGTGAACACGGTCCGCACGCGTTGATCCTGTCCGAGGACGGCAAACGGATCATCACCTGTGGCGGCAACATGACCAAGTTGCCCGCAACGATCGCGCGCAGCCGCGTCCCGCAAGTCTGGGATGAAGACCACTTGCTCGGCCGCATGCCCGACGCGCGCGGTCATGCCGCCGATCGCATGGCGCCCGGCGGCTGGATCGGTTCGTTTCTGCCCGACGGCAGCGACTTTGAATTGATCGCAACCGGTTTCCGCAATGAATATGACATCGCGCTCAATGACCAAGGTGAACTGTTCACGTATGACGCGGACATGGAATGGGACGTCGGCACACCCTGGTACCGTCCCACCAGGATCAATCACGTGATCAGTGGCGGTGAGTTCGGGTGGCGAAACGGAACGGGCAAGTGGCCGGCCTACTACCCCGATTCCTTCGGTGCCGCCGTCGACATCGGCCCCGGTTCCCCGACCGGGATCTGTTTCGGATACGGAACGAAGTACCCAGCCAAGTATCGCAACGCGCTGTTCATCGCCGATTGGAGCTATGGCAACATTCACGCGGTTCATTTGACGCCCGACGGCAGTTCTTACACCGGCACCTATGAAACCTTTGCCACCGCTGCCCCCTTGCCGGTGACCGACATGGTCGTCCGCCCCCATGACGGTGCGTTGTACTTTGCCGTCGGTGGTCGCAAGACCCAAAGCGGTCTGTACCGGATCGTTTACCGTGGTGATGCGGGCACCGCCGAGCCGTCTGAATCCGGTCAGGAGAAAACACAACGCCTGGTCGCGTTGCGAAAACAACTCGAATCCCTGCACGTCGGCCAAGTCGATCAGAAGGCCGTGGGGTTGGCGATTCGAAACCTCGCCCACCAAGATCGCGCGATTCGATTCGCCGCCCGCGTCGCACTGGAACACCAACCGACCAAGCGATGGAAGCAACGGATCGCCAAGATCAAGCAACCCCAAGGGCGCGCTTTAGCCGTCATCGCCCTGGCACGAACGGGCACCCCCGACGACCAGACGCTCGCGTTTGACGCCCTGGCCGAGATCGACTGGGAAAATCTTTCGGTCGATGGTCGGATCGCGCTGCTGCGTGCCTATTCCCTGGTGGCGATCCGCTTGGGTGCATTGGACGAAACACAGACCGAAACCGTTCGTGATCAAATCCAAGGGGCTTTTCCGACCGGTAACGATCACGTCGACCGAGAACTGGCGCAGATGCTGGTGTACCTGCGGTCCCCGGGATCGACGCGGAAAATCGTTCAGGAAATGTTGCGTGCCCCCAGTCAAGAGAACCAAATCTTCTATGCGTTGACGCTTCGCGAAGCGGATGAAGGTTGGAACGAAGCACTGTACCGCGACTACTTCGGATGGTTCAACGACGTTCAATCGGCGCGTGGCGGGATGTCGTTTGGCGGTTTCATCGCCAACATCAAAACCGCTGCGTTGGCCAATGTCCCGGCACCGATGCAAGAGAAGCTGGCCGAGGTCTTGAAACCCCAGCCGGTCCAAAGCGTCCAGTCGGAGCAACGCCCGTTGGTCAAACACTGGACCGTCGACGAATTGCTTCCCGTCGTCAACGCGGCGGACCGGACCCCGGATTTCGAGACCGGAAAATCGGTGTTCGCCTCGGCCCAATGTTACAAGTGCCACCGCATGGGCATTCAAGGCGGAATCCTGGGGCCGGACCTGACCGGAGCCGGCGGCCGGTTTTCAGCCAAAGACCTGTTGACCGCGATCGTCCATCCGGACCAGGCGATCAGCGACCAGTACGGCGCGACACAGTTCTTGACCGAAGACGGCAAGGTGATCGTCGGACGCGTGGTCAACATGTCCGGAAACAAGCTGCGCGTGATGACCAACATGCTGGATCCGTCGTCGCTGGCTGAAGTGAACCGCGACGAAGTGGAGCAAGCTCGACCGAGCAAGGCCAGCATGATGCCCGCCGGATTGCTCGATTCGTTCCACGAGTCCGAGATCGCCGACCTGATCGCCTACCTGCGAGCGGGCGGAAAGGCCGAGCATCCGATCTATCGCAAGGCGGTTGCTGCCGCTGCCGAGTGA
- a CDS encoding WD40/YVTN/BNR-like repeat-containing protein produces MADRIVLCIGTKKGVFVAEAAATRGRFSLRGPFGSGVAVYSALIDRRGTPQIIASSCNAFFGMKLLRSTNLGKSFKETKSAPEFPKSDGRALANIWSLQTGNSKKELWCGAEPASLFHSEDGGNSWEMVRSISDHEHSRQWQPGNGGLCLHTILRDGDRMHLGISTGGHYLSEDGGETFVASNQGIGAGFVPDPFPEFGQCVHKIAGHKDAPGRLYMQNHGGWDDRPGIGVLRSDDYGHSWYSIADGLPSDFGFPIVVHPHDPDIVYVVPLEPMTRTCPGGKPAVWQSRNGGRSWRRRNRGLPKKDGYFTVLRDAMDIDELKSPALYFGTTTGQVWIGRDGGDQWQCLFDSLPPVNCVKVAVV; encoded by the coding sequence ATGGCCGACCGCATCGTGCTGTGTATCGGCACCAAAAAGGGCGTGTTCGTCGCCGAAGCGGCCGCAACGCGCGGCAGGTTTTCCCTGCGAGGCCCCTTCGGATCCGGCGTCGCCGTCTATTCGGCGTTGATCGATCGCCGAGGCACACCGCAGATTATTGCGTCCAGTTGCAACGCGTTCTTCGGCATGAAGTTGTTGCGGTCGACGAACCTGGGCAAAAGTTTCAAAGAAACGAAGTCGGCACCCGAGTTCCCTAAATCGGATGGCAGGGCACTGGCAAATATCTGGTCGCTCCAGACCGGCAACTCCAAGAAAGAACTGTGGTGTGGGGCCGAACCGGCATCATTGTTCCACAGCGAAGACGGCGGGAACTCGTGGGAAATGGTCCGCAGCATCAGCGATCATGAACACTCCCGCCAATGGCAACCGGGAAACGGCGGTCTGTGCCTGCACACGATCTTACGCGACGGGGACCGGATGCATCTGGGGATCTCCACCGGCGGACATTATTTAAGCGAAGACGGCGGTGAGACCTTCGTCGCATCCAACCAGGGCATCGGTGCCGGATTCGTGCCCGACCCTTTTCCGGAATTCGGCCAATGCGTTCACAAGATCGCCGGGCACAAGGACGCGCCGGGGCGGCTGTACATGCAGAATCACGGCGGATGGGACGATCGGCCCGGCATCGGTGTCTTGCGCAGCGACGACTACGGTCACTCCTGGTACTCCATCGCCGACGGGCTGCCCTCGGATTTCGGATTTCCGATCGTCGTTCATCCCCATGATCCCGACATCGTCTACGTCGTCCCGTTGGAGCCGATGACCCGCACCTGTCCCGGCGGAAAGCCGGCCGTTTGGCAGAGTCGTAACGGCGGACGCTCGTGGCGGCGACGCAATCGTGGGCTGCCCAAAAAAGACGGCTACTTCACCGTGCTCCGCGATGCGATGGACATCGACGAACTGAAGTCGCCGGCACTTTACTTCGGCACGACCACGGGCCAAGTCTGGATCGGCCGGGACGGCGGTGACCAGTGGCAGTGTCTGTTCGACTCCCTGCCACCGGTCAACTGCGTGAAGGTTGCGGTCGTGTAG
- a CDS encoding MoaD/ThiS family protein: MMTTVEIPSPLRQYCDGASEIRLSGATPNAILKAMEESHPELHRCVCNETGRVRPHVNLFINSNLIRGDEQFNETLQRGDVIGIFQAVSGG, from the coding sequence ATGATGACGACGGTGGAAATCCCTTCGCCCCTGCGGCAGTATTGCGACGGCGCGTCGGAGATCCGACTTTCGGGAGCCACCCCCAATGCCATTTTGAAGGCCATGGAGGAATCGCATCCCGAACTCCATCGTTGCGTCTGTAATGAGACCGGACGAGTCCGCCCGCACGTCAACCTGTTCATCAATTCGAACTTGATTCGTGGCGACGAACAATTCAACGAGACGCTCCAGCGGGGCGACGTGATCGGAATCTTTCAAGCCGTTTCTGGAGGTTAG
- a CDS encoding DUF456 family protein, protein MLIAENADGWAQWLDTSGVVFLAILLVVGCLVAWASNLIALPGNWICVLLLALYAWLGPASGRVAIGYGPVLAGFGLALVGEVVEFLAGAAGAKRAGASRKSTLYSILGSMVGAMTGAIVGVPVPVVGSVIAAILFGGIGAAAGAMYGEWTDGRTWKENWSVGHSTFWGRTFGTLGKVVAGLFIVILVIASLLS, encoded by the coding sequence TTGCTGATTGCTGAAAACGCCGATGGATGGGCGCAGTGGCTGGATACCAGCGGCGTCGTTTTTTTGGCGATCCTGTTGGTCGTCGGCTGCCTGGTCGCTTGGGCCAGCAACCTGATCGCGTTGCCGGGGAATTGGATCTGCGTGTTGCTGCTGGCGCTATACGCTTGGCTGGGTCCGGCGTCGGGCCGCGTGGCGATCGGTTACGGACCTGTGCTGGCGGGATTCGGGTTGGCGTTGGTCGGTGAAGTGGTCGAGTTTCTCGCCGGCGCGGCCGGTGCCAAACGCGCCGGGGCGAGCCGCAAATCGACACTTTATTCGATCCTCGGCTCGATGGTCGGTGCGATGACCGGCGCGATCGTCGGTGTGCCCGTCCCCGTGGTCGGATCGGTCATCGCGGCGATCCTGTTCGGCGGGATCGGCGCGGCCGCCGGGGCGATGTACGGCGAGTGGACCGACGGCAGAACATGGAAAGAAAACTGGTCGGTCGGACATTCGACGTTTTGGGGCCGCACGTTCGGCACGCTGGGGAAAGTCGTCGCGGGGCTGTTCATTGTGATTCTGGTGATCGCATCACTCCTGAGCTAG